In a genomic window of Erigeron canadensis isolate Cc75 chromosome 5, C_canadensis_v1, whole genome shotgun sequence:
- the LOC122600550 gene encoding rop guanine nucleotide exchange factor 3-like isoform X2, producing the protein MLSQISMHQRLEPLYRDNKMMWKREMTCLLSVCDYIVEFVPASQNGASMEMMISRPRSDIDINLPALVKLDALLIEILESFQETEFWYDEQGSMSGHSGTGSFRQTPRPRRKEEKWWLPVPCVSAEGLSEMAKKHLRQKRDAANQIYKAAMAINNSVLADMEIPRTYIASLPKSGRTSVGDTIYRYMTSTSRFSPEHLLDCLNISSEHEALELADRVEASMFTWRQKACSSFPNSSWELVKEHMEGEKNVVLAERAEILFFSLKQRFPKLAQTTLDTTKIQYNRDVGQAILESYSRVLEGLAYNIVGWVEDVLFVDHSVTNQQHQDS; encoded by the exons ATGCTATCACAAATCTCTATG CACCAGAGGTTGGAACCGTTGTATCGTGATAACAAGATGATGTGGAAAAGGGAAATGACTTGCTTGTTATCTGTATGTGATTACATTGTTGAATTTGTCCCAGCTTCACAAAACGGAGCATCCATGGAG ATGATGATTAGCAGGCCAAGATCAGATATAGATATCAACCTTCCCGCGTTAGTTAAGCTCGATGCACTTCTCATT GAAATATTGGAGAgtttccaagaaacagaattttGGTATGACGAACAAGGAAGCATGTCAGGACACTCAGGGACTGGATCTTTTAGACAAACTCCTCGGCCTCGGAGGAAAGAAGAGAAGTGGTGGCTGCCCGTCCCATGTGTTTCAGCAGAAGGCCTTTCAGAGATGGCCAAGAAGCATTTGAGACAGAAACGTGATGCAGCAAATCAAATATACAAAGCTGCAATGGCTATCAACAATAGTGTTCTTGCCGATATGGAAATCCCACGCACGTATATTGCTTCCCTTCCTAAG AGTGGAAGAACAAGTGTAGGGGATACCATATATCGGTACATGACTTCCACAAGCAGATTCTCCCCTGAACATCTTCTCGATTGTCTCAACATAAGCTCGGAACATGAAGCCCTTGAGTTAGCCGATCGTGTTGAGGCCTCCATGTTCACATGGAGGCAAAAAGCATGCTCAAGTTTTCCAAACTCATCATGGGAATTGGTTAAAGAACACATGGAGGGCGAAAAGAACGTGGTGCTAGCCGAAAGAGCGGAAATATTATTTTTCAGCCTAAAACAACGCTTCCCCAAACTTGCACAAACAACACTAGACACGACCAAAATTCAATACAACAGA GATGTGGGACAAGCTATATTGGAGAGCTACTCAAGGGTTTTGGAAGGTTTAGCATATAATATTGTTGGTTGGGTGGAAGATGTATTGTTTGTAGACCATTCCGTGACAAACCAACAACATCAAGACTCTTAG